The DNA sequence CTAACTTTTCTTATGAGAAAGTCTGGAgtcatcatttttattaaaatttgatcggtatttaattagtaaaaagaaaagtgagtaattttatataattttacactattaaaaacattaataatgactaattgatgactacaaatcatAAAATCTTATTCCGCCAAAGTCAGTAAATTTGGCAGTGGGAGTtagacaaatttttaaaaattgatatatCTAAAATCTTAATCTGACTCTTTTTTCTAGCAATTCGATATGATAAATTCTATCCGTTTTACCACTCCTATGtgttaacaagaaaaattattttctacTTGGCCTTTGTGTGAAAATCATGATATATAGAGGTGAAATGTTACCTGATGAATAGAATGAAACTTAACTACTTATTCGCAAACAAATTCACGTGACAAATCTCTAACTAACTGCTGAGTTCTGTACAAACTGAAATAACTGACTTTGGTTATTACTTATTATTACGTGCTTACTctcggattttttattttaataaataaaataattataataattactgaaataaattatttaaaaaatatttaccgaaataaatatccttttcatatctcgtttacactgtaaatgaaataattttttatatatttcgtttacagtgtaaacaaaatatataaaatactgtaaacgaaatacataaaaaattatcccATTTATActataaacaagatatataaagaatatttattttaataaatattttttaaattatttattttaataattattataattattttatttcttaaaataaaaaatctgctTACTCTCTGGACAACTAAACATAAAAATCCAACCTCACCAAAACCAACTATTGCGGCAACCAACAGCCTTCACATTCAATAAATTGAAGCATTAGCTTAAAAAGCTTTTGAAAATTTACATAGAAAAAACTTAATAAAGCAAATGTAATAAGGAACTGCAGAATTATGGATTAACATCTAATTTAAGATATAGataaaatttctttttctcttactAAAGTTTAACTCATCAGCTTTCATTTCCCATTCTTTAAAATTAGAGAAtggattcttttcatttttttaataattgagagagtaaagtgtaatttctcatcattaattttataagtggaataaaaaataaatataaaaaaaagaataatagagGATTAAAGATCATACTTTATacactcaatttttttaacaattgagaggatccatttccttAAAATTAGGTTACCGTTAATAGGAATATATAAGGAGAGAAGTGTTAGGAGGTcagcaaattttgtgatttgtaattattaattaatcattataaatatttttaatagtgtaaaattatatctaataatataaaattatttatttattttttgacaattaagtattgaccaaattttaataaaaatgctagTCTTTTAAACTTTATCTATATAAAGATTTGTGAAAGTCAAATATTTTAACTAAATTGTACACaagatttaaaaatcatatcactCGTGATGCCAATtaattcatcaacaataacaatatcTTATCCCATTTTATCTAAAATCATATTTAATTCATGTTAGCACAATTCTTCTTTTTTAaggttgattttaaaaaattatccagTAAAAAGATATAAGATTAGAAGATGTAatattcaattcaaaattttaagacaTCAAATTAATATATCTCTCTTataaatttctcattttttttgttttttgtttttaacgtgaaattaattttttatattattacacTTACTGCTTAATAAAATAGACCTAATTTTTTATGCCAATTATTAATTCAgtttaattaggtatttttaaaatatttttttagtcaattttttattacattaatttaaaataaaattaaaataaatatatctaaatagatttattttttttaatttaaaatacaaattcaattttaaaacctGCCATTCAGTTCTGAATccctaaattaaaatttagtgtGCTTTCTCTGTTTTGAGAAACGGCATATTAGAGGAAAAATATTgaagaacaaaacaaagaacaggaaataatgcatgaaaattctaacaaaaaagAATGAACTTGCATTGGTCGTTGGTCGTTAGAAGATTTTATCTCATTCTTGTGTTTATCATCACTACAGAGTTGAGAGTATCCTTTTTTCTGAAAGAAAACACAACACAAAAGCCAAAATTTCACTTCGCAAATGTTTGCAAGCAACATAAGCTCACAAATGTAACACCATTTAAGAAAAATAAGTTCACCCTTAAAACACCAATACtaaaaaaagagttttattagacccttaattatatacaaaattttgttaaatttttgtgACATATATCATTTACGATATTATGCTAAAATTAAAAAGACTTAAATacagtttcaaataaacaaatacTGTATCAATGTGAACAAATATAAGGCGTAAAAACTTTAACTAAAATAGTCTCTATAAGCAATaatatttaattgttaaaaaatattttaaagagatACTATATAActctaaaacaaaaaatattagcaGATAAACAAAAGGTTAATTCTATCCtactttttctcaaataaaaagtatgttattttttatgataaatctaatagttataaaatgaaattaattatattatcaagatgattaatattaactcttaatttaatttgatttttgacaactaaactaattttttttgtagtaaAACCACTTGAATTTTATACCCTATAAAATCACACAATTCTTATATCATATCAACTCCATTAACAATTATAAAATTTACCCTTATTCAATTAacatcttttttactttttaattttaaatttgtgatttgatgttttatttttttcatttgtttttttagttttcgaattttttttgcaTCGTTAGATCTAATTAATATAtacttagttttaaaaaaaattttaaaaattataaaataattttttttgtaactcttataatttatccaaaatttttttactatatttaattagtttaattagttattaaaattcaatttaaattaaaagttaatattTACTACGATGACATAATTCATTtcatctaataattattaaacaTATCACATGAGgtaacttattatttttttaaagttttttaaaagtttttcaaacTTTTGCGAAACTCAAAAACAGTAAAGAGTTTTTTACAGAAGACTTTATGAAATAACAATCCTTCAACAAATAGAATAATAAACATCATCACAAGCGACTACTTCGTTAAAAGTCCTATCCAAAAAGGACCAAAAAATGAAAATTGTTGTTTAAAGATCCTATTCAAAAGGATCAAATGTCAGCAGCCATCCACAAAATATACAAAACATAAAAGAAATTGTTCATCAAAAGGTCCCACAAGCTGGGCCTTGATAAAAATATCACATAGGGCCAATAAAAGGGTTGGAGTCATCAGCAGGAGAGGAGGCTAGTTCAACTATAGAAGTCGGAGGGGTAGGAGGAATCTCTTCGGCACCAGAAGTCGGGTCCACATCGGGAGGGGCTGAAGAGCTCGGCTGTGACCCCTCGGTTGGACCGATCTGTCGAGGAGGGAATTCGATTATGCGCTGCCCCGCAGTCTTCAGCTTGGAGTCAGTCTCAAGATAAGGAGGAAAAACTATCACTCCATTAATGACAACCTTGTCGGGATGAAGATGTGATAGGTCCAGGTCGGGAGCAATAACTCCGACTTATTGTTTCAACACCCTAAACACATCTTCAGTACCCTCGACAATGGAGTCCTCCAAGTCCTGGTAACCCTCCCGAAGCTACTCCACCTCCCTTTTCAAGTCAAGATTGGCCGAAAATATGGGTACGTAATTCTGCTCAGCCTTCTCCTTCAAACCTTCAGTCATGGCACAAGAACCCATtaactgtttttctctttcctaggCTTGGAAGAGTTCTTCCTTTAGCCTAGCATTCTCCTCCTGCAGCCTCTTCTCATCTTCTTGATACATAGCAATTCGTCCCTGGAGATTCTCCAAAGAGTGCTGGGTCGCACTCAAAGGGGTTTTTTTCTAATAATATCAATAAGAGAGGTACAAACCCCGGAGTCCGAATTCCTCCTCGGATTAAAATTTGAAGATGGTTACGGATAGCAGCATCATCCATAGCAATTTGGCTATTGGAAGGATGTGCTTCCTAAAAAATTTTACTCCACCAAAGCTGATGTCCCTGATGTTAGAAGCACCATCTTCCGAGATCTTGGGTTTCTTCTTCTCAGGTTCCGAGAAAGAAAGGACTGTGGGGACAGGGacaagaggaggaagaggagaagtaTGAATTGGATTTACCAAAATTGGCTGGGAGGAAGTCCACAAACCCAAGCTTTGAAGCCGAGGAGGAGTGGCAGAGGTTCCGACCTCTTGTGCAGCAGCTCGGGCACGAGCATTCCTCTTGACTTCCTGCACCTTTTGATAATCAGCTCTCGACCCActcttctttttttctaaaaaaaggaAGTAAAAATGAATAGTGCACAAGTCGGAAGTAAGAAAAGTCACCtacaaaatcaaacacaaaaactACCTAGCTCGGTCCTGACATAGCTCAGAGATCCAAGAAGAAATTTCTTGGTGTCCAGGTTTGGAGCCCGTCCCCAAGCCTTTCGGAAAAACTCTACCATAACCTCCTCTACCTCATCCAAATCTACCAAGCCATATTTCTCTACGGGGGAAGTCTCGACTCAATATAGAAGAAATCGGGGATCATTATTTTCATTTAGAAAAAAGGGATGATGATCTTTAACAGCTTAAACTTtaaagaataaatttttgaagtcatggaaagaCTTATCATAAATGGAAAAAACTTTCCGGCCTTGTATAGCTCGGAAGGAAACCCACTGTTGCTTATTTTTAGCACTAAAAGGCTAAATAAAACATATAGAAAAAGGTCTTTAAAGAGATTGAAAAATCAAGTGCATGGCTGACAAGCTGGTAAATCTTGAGGAAACCCCAAACATTGGGATGAAGCTGGGAAGGAGCTACCCCACAGTGGGATAACACCTCTATCTCGAAGTCGGAAAAGAGAAAAGTAACCCCTAAACAGGTGAACAGACAGTCGTACACAAAAAAAGTGAGAATCAGAATCGTTCATTCTCTCATAGTAAACTCGGTTCTTTGAGTCTGGGGCCACTAATTCATACTTTGCCTCATCGACATCAGAAATGCAGATCCTATGGTGTTTACGAAGTTCAGTTACAAATACATTATCGACAATGGGGTGTTCAGACAAGACGGAAGAATCTACCCATCTTAACAGAGCCTCCATAATTCGGGAAGACATTTTTAGAAATGGGAGAAGATATACAAGAAGATATATCTACATTACACAAAGAAAAAACAATGATCAAAAGCAGGTTTTGAAACAAGACAGTCCTTTTCCATACAAAGCAACCCATTGCATCAAAAGAAACGatttttgtaaaaagaaaaacacaaaaatcccAAAGTCTCCTATAAGCAAATAGTGAAAGCACCACCAAAACCTACTCAGAACCTCTTCCTCCATCACTCAGTACACTCAATAAAAATAACGAAGTCAATAAAGAGTGAAAAGTAACGAAAGACTAACCTTTCTTGGAGGAAAACTGACAACAAGAAGGAAGGGAATGCCGAAAACGCTGAAAATCCAAGGAACAGAAACAGCAAGCACCAAAGCGTGAAGATCTTTTGAACAAGGAAGAAAGTACAAAGGAAAAATtcgaaaagaagaaagagaaagagacgaAAGGAATTTATAACATACTAGGGGCATAATTGTAAAATGACGCAATCATTAAAAGAGCGCGCCGTTACCAATATAACTGCCCCCACGTGTAAATGCAAAAAGCCAAACGGACGCGACTGTTGACAAGACATGACGATTGATGATTTGAAATCACGTCGGTTTTTCAACTTGAAATCATGTCGGTTCCTCAACACGGGAAGAGGATAACGACTTAGGCAGTCCCGAGCTCTATTAATACTCAAGTCCAACTCCTATTGAAGAGATcggactcgagtaggggcactattcataccctgacccaaatcATAAGCTAGACCCAAATTAAGCTAAAAGGCCCAATCATGAAGGTTGGCCTTTGCCGCCTATCCGACCTCTGCAAAGAGGTCGGGATCAACACTAGCAGGTGCTTAACACTTATCCAACTAAGTAATTGCCTCCTTATATCTCTCACCCACTTTTAGAAGAGAGATCCCAACAACTATAAGATaaaggaacggttatccaccaccAGAAGTGGAACGACTTCAACGGTAGTTATTGGCTCAGCTCCTATAAATACTCTGACACACTCAGGTACATCTAAGTTCCAATACGCTAAAACCTGCTTAACCTCTTACTGACTTAGGTATCGGAGTGTCTTGTAAGTACCACCTCCCACCTTTTCGTAAACACAACTCAGACGGCGGCTCTCTGACGCAGGACAAGTCGGAGACCACTCTTTTGAACGTTTGGGTCCCGTAAGCAAGCCCAATCCACATCTGGTTCTAGGTAACCCCCGAACAACTATTATTTTCTAATGGATCAAAACCTTTTCCAAAATGCGTAGCACCAAATCATGGGAAGCACCCACGAATTGAAAATAGCCTCCATCTCAACGCTGACGCCTAGGAAATGGTAGCAGAAATCCATCTTGTGTATAGCGCCCACGAAATGGGCTTCTCAGGTATGGCGAATGCGAATTCAGCTATCACACAGGTGGTACCCACAAAATGGAGGCAGAGGAAAAACTCCAGGGGAATGGATACTTtccattgttaaaaaaattgagagtttAAAGTGTGATCTTTAACCCTTCATTGCTCTCTTTCGTATTTATTCTTTGTCCCACTTATAAAACTAATGGTGAGAGTGTGATctcaaatgttaaaaaaaattaagaggatcTATTTCCAAACTCAAGGGCGTCAGACGCGAATTGGACCCAATTCATTAGTACCAAACACAAAATGCAGTAACGAAGTTGTAATAATCTAGAAGTGTGGACCCTCCACCACCATTTTTACGTAATTATCTTCTGAAAATATGGATCATTCACCACCATTTTAAAACAATATTCCATTTAAACCACTTATTGCAGATATTCCTtccacatattttttttatcattttatcactatatttttattattaaatttgtatgtcACATTGTGTGGTATATgaaatcttaattttaattttatttttttcacatgtaattttatttttatatagttttctattatttttatagttagttaCAGCAAGTTCTTGACCCCAATAAAGGAAGAGAAAGTTTTAataggaataaaaaataaataaaaaaatagcaacaaaatATACAATGACACAcatttcacatttattttttattttcacctatcatatcatacacaataaaacAGTAAACACTAACTACACAATAATTTATTTGGCATTGCTATCAAGATTATTGTGAATTACAATTATTATTTGGCATTGCCTAACAAATGGAACTAATAAGAGAGcaaataaagaatcaattgcataaacGATTGTAATCTCAGCCACGCacttaattaattgaattatgtAATCTTTGATACATCGAATATGCTATagtttaattaagttagttaaaccaccattttgataatttgaaacgTTAGTTTGTCAAAGATTGATAGTTTCTTTGTCATAGGATTTTTGGCTCCTTAagaattaattttgtttaatgagtACATCTAAAATACGGGATCATTGTTtaacaaacattttttttttatttaaaataccggttttaattaaattaaattaaaacgagGAATCCCATTTTGTGTGTGTCAGAATTGGAATGGCCCAATTCGTATGTGCTGTCTTTGACATGCCCATTCCGTGGATGCCATCTATAGAATGTCTCATTTTGTGGGCGTCAGCGTTGAGATGGAGACTATTTCTAATTCGTGGGTGCTTTTCATAATTTGGAGCTGTGCATTTTAAAAAAGGTTTTGATCTATGTGTATTTagggaaataaattttttttatatttatttcaataaaaaaacctTAAATAAACGGTTTAacttaaatcaatttaaatttatattgtaTTAATAATGAAATACGTAAGCTAagaatttttttctatctatcaTCAAACTCAAACACAAGTGTTAGTTATGGAGTAACAGGGCATAACATGAAAATTTGTTAATAACACACAAAACAAACAAGTTTATATATACTTTAACATTTTAAGAATTGAAATCCATCACTCCTCCATTCGATAACATGTGTTAAAGATTTGAAAGACGAGCTTCTAACAATCTATATTATTACGTACTAGAGAACAGTTTTTATTGTattacacttgaaaagtgtctcTATTTTGTTAATAGAATATGCATCTCTTTAAAGTTTAGACCtcaaaaaattatacataaaaaatatcatCTTATTATGTATGTAATCATACTTAACCAGTAAATTAATAATTCGACTAACTCAAATTAATGTCGCACTTATTTAGTTACCCTAAGAAATAAGGtttctttacctttttctttggatttggttttatgcatcaaaatttgaatttttcttgaaaaaaaaaaagttattcacATTCTAACAAATAGGATAATAATACTATATAAGCAGGACGTAAATTAAAGTgtaaaacaatatttattttaaacaatTGAGAATTTAAAgtgtgatctttaatttttcattgTTCTCTCTCGTATTTATTCTTAGTCCCATTTATAAAACTAATGGTGAGAGTGTGATctcaaatgttaaaaaaaaatgaaatgatccATTTCCAAACTCAAGAGGATCAGACGTGAATTGGACCCAATTCATTAGTACCAAACACGAAATGCAGCAACTAAGTTGTAATAATCTAAAAGTATGGacctccaccaccattttcacgTAATTATCTGCTGAAAATATTGACCATTTACCACCATTTTAAAACAATATTTCATTTAAACCACCTATTGCAGATATTTCTTccacatatttttttatcattttatcactatatttttattattaaatttgtatgtaACAATGTGTGGTATGAAatctttgttttaattttatttttttcacatgtggttttatttttatataattttctattatttttatagttagttaCAGCAAGTTCTTTGACCCCAATAAAAGAAGAGAGAGTTTTAataggaataaaaaataaataaataattacaacaAAATATACAATGATACAcatttcacatttattttttattttcacctaccatatcatgCACAATAAAATAGCAAACACTAACTACACAACAATTTATTTGGCATTGCTATCAAGATTATTgtgaattataattttattattcttcACCACATACAAGAACACTATTTTCTAACGATACCACGTGAGAAGAACCAATTGCCTAACAAATAGAACTAATAAGAGAGcaaataaagaatcaattgccTAAACGATTGTAATCAGCCacacacttaattaattaaattatgtaaTATTTGATCCACCGAATATGCTATagtttaattaagttagttaaaccaccattttgataatttaaaaagttCGTTTGTCAAAGATTGATGATTTCTTTGTCATAGAATTTTTGGCTCCTTAAGGATTAATTTTGTTTGATGAGTACATCTAAAATACGAGATCATTGTTTaacaaacatttttttatttaaaatatcgattttaattaaattaaattaaaacgagGAATCCCATTTCGTGTGTGTCAGAATTGGCATGGCCCAATTCATATGTGCTGCCATTGACATGCTCATTCTGTGGATGCCATCTATAGAATGTCCCATTTTGTGGGCGTCGGCGTTGAGATGGAGATTATTTCTAATTCGTGGGTGCTTTCCATAATTTGGGGTTGCGCATTTTAAAAAAGGTTTTGATTCATGTGTATTTagggaaataattttttttatttattttaataaaaaaacctTAAATAAATGGTTTAATTTAAAGCGGTTTAAATTTAAACACTTTCTATTATATTACTAATGAAATAAGTAAGCTAAAAAAATTTTTCTATCTATCATCAAACTCAAACCGGGCATAACATGAAAATTTGTTAATAACACACAAATCAAACAAGTTTATatatactttaaaattttaagaattgaAATCCACCAATTTAGGTGGTATTCTATTAATCAAATGAATTTACTAGTTCAACAAAATGCTAGCTCGCAATTCTAGTAAATTTGAGAGGTTTATGGAGCGAAAGTTTATTACTCCTCCATTCGATAATATGTGTTGAAGATTTGAAAGACGAGCTTCTAACCATTTATATTATTGCGTACTAGAGAACAGTTTTTATTGTATTCaagtttttctattttattaatagaaTATGCATCTCTTTAAAGTTTAGACttcaaaaaataatacataaaaaatgtaATCTTATTGTGTATATAATCATACTTAACCAGTAAATTAATAACTCGACCAACTCAAATTAATTTGTCGCACTGCTTTAGTTGCCCTAAGAAATAAGGTTTCTTTACCTTTTTTTTAGAATTTGGTTTTATGcatcaaaatttgaatttttcttgaaaaaaaaaattgttattcacATTCTAACAAATAGGATAATAATACTACATAAGCAGGACGTAAATTCAAGTGTAAAACTGTACAAAACGCTAAAAAAATTCTTTCAGTTTGATTATAATTGAGAACACAGGAGACCTATTCATCGTCACCGTGTGAAGTTGGAGATATGAGGCAGCGGCACAATGGGCAAGAATACGGCGACTGATGGTCGGCACAGCATCGGAGCCAGCGGAGCATGCAACGATCATGAAAAACATGCGAGCAATTTATGCGAACAACTTCTACACTTGAATCTTCGTTACCATGGCCAAACTTCTCCAAGCAAATAGCGCATTCAGCGTCATCATCTTGCTCATCAATTTTGGATCTCTCTAACAGATTCACGAGTTGTGCTAGTTCAGGAACGTTTTCACAGAGATCATCATTATAGATATCAGAATCTTGAACAATGTTGCGCCTGGTAACAACGTGAAGGTTCACAACAATCTCCAGCGTGTTGGAGTCACACCCTTCACGGCTTAGAATCCTTCTTGCAGTTTCGCCTATGGCAGGTAAAATTTGGTCCAATAACTCAGGGGATGCAGGCACTGAAGAGAAGATTTCATGCAATAAGATTGTGTCTTCTCTGTGTTGAGGTCTGTGAATGGAGTACAACTACATAGGATATCTGAGGGAACCAAGATTGCTTCAGTAGTTGTAGTAGAAGAAAATTCAACATCAGAGCCTTGGGTAATTTGGATCAATTCTTGGGTGCAATTGAAAATGATGGAGAAACAATCACCGAAATAAAACTCTTGTGGTATGCCTTGGTTTTCAATGGGAGTAATTCGCAACCAAAAAACGGTGGATTCCATGGCAAGTAACAAAAGTGATGGGTTCGTTTATTCGAATTATCAAGATCCGGCTACTCAAGTAAGAAAGATTTCTAATAACAAAAAAGCGAGGAGAGCGTTCTACAAGAGTAAGCGAATGGTTAATTCACTCGAATCTTTCTTGGAAGTGGAAAACCAAAAGATGCTATGCTGCCTACCAGACAGAGTCTTGATTTTCTTTAATAGCTtaagagaaaaattaaagatgGTTTTAAATTTAGTTTCGAATTGGTATTTTCTATAGATCCTAAAATATTAAAGATTTGATCTATTTTTTGCATTGATAAGATATTAAAAGAGCAACgtgttattataatatttttttgttggtAAATATTATTGATTTTTACATGGATAATacgaataatttaattaaatatctttAATAGAATTTAGCTAAATACTTTAATACATGAATTATATGATTTAACACATAAATCAAATCTTAAGTTTAAAAGTTGCCTTGTcaatgaattataactcaaataacaTAATTTCTCTATACTCacttaagaggttgcgggttcgactCTCGGTATTTtcgataaaaaaaatttgaaaattgtcttgaaattattattgttgtttaatttgaatttgatcttaaaaatataaaatatcattatacttaatttttaaatcattaaataatccttttaaaagaattttaaaaatactaatatatcCTTTAAGAATTAGAGTTGTTTGATTATgtgaataattaaaattttgaatttgattaaattaaaacACCAAAATGCAATCTTTTAGGAATCAAAGGATTAAAATATCCTTAGTAAGTAAATTTGTTTGCCCTTATGAGaagttaaaaatttgaatttatattaaaaatacaataataatacttttataattaattttaaaaaaactaaaataatatttttttagactaAAGTTATTTAATTCCGTTAGATATTAGATATTTGAACTTGATTTAttttaagaagaataaaatatctGATTTGTTAATTAGTAAATAAGAAAACTatcattttagttaattttaaaaaaaactaaaatatcctTTTATGAATATGATTGGTTAAttgtattagaaattaaaaactttgaatttagttttagatcggaaaagctctgcatacaagtcctaagggcttgtatgctttacaagctcattaaacaataaaatcaaaatacgcGCTGCTCCACgtacgttgattacacgcgctatataagatcccgcgtatatctaactaccaaatttaaaatatttgtttccttcttcgttttcgttattttgagatttggttgttcttcttctcgcgcctCTTCCCTCGTTCTTCTCCATCGTTCTTTTCCTCTCGctttctcactggtatgttcttcgtttacgttaCTTTTTTCTCTCTCTGTAACTCGATCttcgttttctattttgatttgttgttttctgaaaccaaagtttgaactcgttttgaagataatggatcattcCACCTCAGATTCTCAGCTGAATtcaggcgaagtggattatgaatttgaatctaacgaagttcctgaggtttgatctACATAATGAATTTTctttcagtaatttgtatagcattgtgt is a window from the Arachis hypogaea cultivar Tifrunner chromosome 17, arahy.Tifrunner.gnm2.J5K5, whole genome shotgun sequence genome containing:
- the LOC112762799 gene encoding uncharacterized protein — encoded protein: MESTVFWLRITPIENQGIPQEFYFGDCFSIIFNCTQELIQITQGSDVEFSSTTTTEAILVPSDILLPASPELLDQILPAIGETARRILSREGCDSNTLEIVVNLHVVTRRNIVQDSDIYNDDLCENVPELAQLVNLLERSKIDEQDDDAECAICLEKFGHGNEDSSVEVVRINCSHVFHDRCMLRWLRCCADHQSPYSCPLCRCLISPTSHGDDE